In Bacillus sp. Cs-700, one genomic interval encodes:
- a CDS encoding sodium/solute symporter (Members of the Solute:Sodium Symporter (SSS), TC 2.A.21 as described in tcdb.org, catalyze solute:Na+ symport. Known solutes for members of the family include sugars, amino acids, nucleosides, inositols, vitamins, urea or anions, depending on the system.), with the protein MNPIDIAILVVYMLGLVYMGFRLSRNIDSQEDYFIGGRSVATLPIALSIAATTVSANGFIGGPGWAYNSGLIAFMLNFSIPLVLAVSLSVFLPFFYNLKVTSIYEYIELRLGGISRLLAVFGFVLSNIIQVGSFLFIPALIIQKFTGWSLTTVVPIVVTVSILYTLLGGIKAVIWTDAIQMVVLWGGLLVTIGIILANLDVGFFEAMGQAKADGKLDALDFSLDLQLENGVWVALIGGFFLWLKYYATDQTQTQRMLAAKSVTEVKRSICISGFVMNIMFFVFMIVGVLLYIAYGGKEFANSNNVMITFIAGQIPVGVLGLLMAGIFAAAMSSIDSVLNSVTTVFVKDIYEKFITKGEEASLRVSMIFTFVFGMLLIVFTLLAFGGTSASILKVVGSYLSYFSGSILAMFLLAMLTKRATDKGVAIGFVLGIALTAFIGKMGVVNWLWNYPIGCALTLLIGYLASLLFKKQKVNYEEFTLFGQRAKLLTEGADKDENGVSILPGTMDKYSYLLIGFFVVQTIILALIQL; encoded by the coding sequence ATGAATCCCATAGATATAGCGATCCTCGTCGTATATATGCTCGGTCTAGTTTACATGGGTTTTAGGCTGAGTCGAAATATTGACTCTCAGGAAGATTACTTTATTGGTGGAAGGTCGGTAGCTACCTTGCCGATCGCCCTATCGATCGCGGCTACGACTGTTAGCGCAAATGGGTTTATCGGTGGACCTGGGTGGGCATATAATTCAGGTTTGATTGCATTTATGCTGAATTTTAGTATTCCGTTAGTACTAGCTGTTTCGCTATCGGTGTTTCTGCCCTTTTTCTATAACTTGAAAGTGACCTCCATATACGAATACATTGAGTTGCGTCTTGGTGGAATTAGTCGTTTGCTTGCAGTGTTTGGCTTTGTCCTATCGAACATTATACAAGTTGGATCCTTTTTGTTTATTCCGGCACTCATCATACAGAAATTCACGGGGTGGTCATTAACAACTGTGGTGCCGATTGTTGTAACAGTATCCATTTTGTATACATTGCTTGGAGGGATTAAAGCGGTTATTTGGACAGATGCCATTCAAATGGTTGTCTTATGGGGAGGACTTCTTGTAACGATTGGGATCATTCTTGCGAACCTTGATGTTGGTTTCTTTGAAGCGATGGGTCAAGCAAAAGCTGATGGGAAATTGGATGCACTTGATTTTTCTCTTGATCTTCAGTTAGAAAACGGTGTTTGGGTGGCTCTGATCGGTGGTTTCTTCCTCTGGTTAAAATACTATGCAACAGATCAAACGCAAACACAGCGAATGCTGGCTGCTAAATCAGTTACAGAAGTAAAGCGTTCGATATGTATTAGTGGTTTTGTGATGAACATCATGTTTTTTGTATTTATGATTGTCGGTGTCCTTCTTTATATTGCATACGGTGGAAAAGAGTTCGCGAACTCCAATAATGTCATGATTACGTTTATTGCGGGTCAGATTCCAGTTGGGGTATTAGGATTATTGATGGCAGGTATTTTTGCTGCTGCGATGTCGAGTATCGACTCTGTATTAAACTCGGTTACAACTGTTTTTGTGAAAGATATTTATGAGAAGTTTATTACAAAGGGAGAAGAGGCATCCCTTCGAGTCTCCATGATTTTCACATTCGTGTTCGGAATGTTGTTGATTGTCTTTACCCTACTAGCATTCGGTGGAACATCAGCCTCTATCTTGAAAGTTGTCGGAAGTTATCTATCTTACTTCTCAGGTTCAATACTGGCTATGTTCTTACTTGCGATGCTAACGAAAAGAGCGACTGACAAAGGCGTAGCGATTGGTTTTGTACTCGGTATTGCTCTCACAGCATTTATAGGAAAAATGGGTGTTGTTAATTGGTTGTGGAACTACCCGATTGGTTGTGCCTTAACGCTTCTTATCGGTTATCTTGCTAGTCTCCTGTTTAAAAAGCAGAAAGTAAACTATGAGGAATTTACACTATTTGGTCAACGTGCCAAGCTACTTACTGAAGGGGCAGACAAAGATGAAAATGGCGTCTCCATTCTGCCAGGAACGATGGATAAGTATTCTTATCTATTAATCGGATTTTTCGTGGTGCAAACCATTATCCTAGCATTAATCCAACTATAA
- a CDS encoding LacI family DNA-binding transcriptional regulator, whose translation MDGRISAYDVAKKAGVSQSTVSRVLNNYPYIKTATKEKVLTAINELGFTRDEIARSLASKKTRTIGLIVGDITNPFFSESAKVITTKAQEMEYDVILCNTNHNEENLNKYIQTLVGKRVDGIIIASADKDNEKIKELYDNGFPIVLYNSMMEHDHVNYIAVNNYRGAQLAVEHLYHLHHKEISYIAGPTKYLTTHLRNEGFKDALKQFGLPLHEEYVYNQEFSYDEVYQFTKKLLNGEKRPTSFFSASDQMALAILDAAASENIRVPEELSVIGFDDIDLAKNRYIGLTTITQPKEKMAKLTLEKLIGLIEGSEDVESPFQIILEPELIPRKTTGQRQT comes from the coding sequence ATGGACGGTAGAATTAGTGCATATGATGTAGCTAAAAAAGCAGGTGTCTCGCAGTCTACAGTGTCGCGAGTGTTAAATAACTACCCTTATATTAAAACGGCTACAAAAGAAAAAGTACTGACGGCAATCAACGAGCTTGGTTTCACGAGAGACGAGATTGCTCGTAGTCTTGCAAGTAAGAAAACAAGAACGATAGGGTTGATCGTTGGAGATATCACAAATCCATTTTTCTCTGAATCAGCAAAAGTCATTACAACAAAGGCTCAGGAAATGGAGTATGATGTCATACTTTGTAACACCAATCATAATGAAGAGAACCTTAATAAATACATTCAAACACTTGTTGGCAAGCGAGTTGATGGCATTATTATTGCATCGGCTGACAAAGATAACGAGAAGATTAAAGAGCTTTATGATAATGGTTTTCCAATCGTCCTTTATAACAGCATGATGGAACACGACCATGTGAACTACATAGCGGTAAACAATTATCGCGGTGCACAGCTTGCGGTTGAGCATCTCTATCACCTCCATCATAAGGAAATTAGTTATATAGCAGGACCTACGAAATACCTAACAACACATTTGAGAAATGAAGGGTTTAAGGATGCGTTAAAACAATTCGGTTTACCTCTTCATGAAGAATACGTATACAATCAGGAGTTTTCATACGATGAAGTTTATCAATTCACGAAGAAACTGCTAAATGGGGAGAAAAGACCAACCTCTTTTTTCTCTGCATCTGATCAAATGGCCTTAGCCATTCTTGATGCTGCAGCAAGTGAGAATATTCGGGTTCCAGAGGAGCTTTCGGTGATCGGATTTGATGATATCGACCTTGCGAAGAATCGTTACATCGGGTTAACCACTATCACACAACCAAAGGAGAAGATGGCTAAGCTTACATTAGAAAAGCTTATTGGTCTTATTGAGGGAAGTGAGGATGTCGAATCTCCTTTTCAAATTATATTAGAACCTGAGCTTATTCCGAGAAAAACGACGGGGCAACGCCAGACGTAA
- a CDS encoding glucose 1-dehydrogenase: protein MMLKDLVGKKVLVTGGSKGIGKDIALTFAKLGSRLVVTGRNENTLKECVNELQEHNPYCTYVVADIQKTHEIRSMVDEAVELMDGIDVLINNAGVNIAKPALEVTEEDWDAVLDTNLKGSFFCAQRAGHHMIPKQQGKIITIVSQMAFVGYIKRAAYCSSKGGAVQMTKALAVEWAQHNVKVNAVAPTFIETELTSKMFEDEAFHEDVMKRIPLGKLAQPSDVTGAVVYLASDMANFVTGETLKVDGGWTAI from the coding sequence ATGATGTTAAAAGATCTAGTAGGAAAAAAGGTTCTTGTCACAGGTGGAAGCAAGGGTATAGGGAAAGATATTGCGTTAACCTTTGCAAAGCTAGGCTCAAGGCTTGTCGTCACCGGTCGAAATGAAAATACATTGAAAGAATGTGTGAACGAGCTACAAGAACACAATCCCTACTGTACGTATGTTGTTGCTGATATCCAGAAGACTCATGAGATTCGTAGCATGGTGGATGAAGCGGTTGAGCTCATGGATGGAATTGACGTCCTCATCAACAATGCTGGAGTGAATATTGCCAAACCAGCACTCGAGGTAACGGAGGAAGATTGGGACGCCGTGCTTGATACCAATCTAAAGGGAAGCTTTTTTTGTGCACAGCGTGCCGGGCATCACATGATACCGAAACAGCAAGGAAAGATCATCACCATCGTCTCGCAAATGGCTTTTGTAGGCTATATAAAGCGGGCTGCCTATTGCTCAAGTAAAGGTGGAGCAGTTCAAATGACGAAGGCTCTTGCCGTTGAATGGGCACAGCATAATGTGAAAGTGAATGCCGTAGCACCAACGTTCATTGAAACCGAACTCACATCAAAGATGTTTGAGGATGAAGCATTTCATGAAGACGTAATGAAGCGAATTCCGCTAGGCAAATTAGCTCAACCATCGGATGTAACAGGGGCGGTCGTGTATCTCGCGTCAGATATGGCAAACTTCGTAACGGGTGAAACGTTAAAAGTAGATGGTGGATGGACGGCAATTTAA
- a CDS encoding ester cyclase, producing the protein MNEVDHLTEKSVKGVNTLEGIVHYGNSSEVTRVGYSDYNEFTKNDKRSQSMEGFDKEYRDFVDYILKITHRIWEEKGIGVIYDTYHNNVSMHTGSVTVHGINAVISGTLQTLHAFPDRKLIGENIIWSGNDQEGFLSSHRIASTATNLGDSSFGLATGKHVFFRTVVDCFVHSNRIVEEWLVRDNLSIVKQLGYDPVDVAKKLASESKTKSFQLGAGANETMDGQFSPKVYASEQEGFEIGDFTLKLYNSIYQRRLINEVKHYYSENAVVHAICEQDLTGHQQIQSMLISLFASFPTSKVIVERVTCNDGQLENEWDVAVRWTLQGLHDGIGYFGHPSGAPVTIQGISHLKVRNEKVVEEWMTFDGLDVLRQIYLDSEEG; encoded by the coding sequence ATGAATGAGGTCGACCATTTAACAGAAAAGAGTGTAAAAGGAGTTAATACGCTTGAAGGCATCGTTCACTATGGAAATTCGAGTGAAGTAACACGTGTTGGATATTCTGATTATAACGAATTCACTAAGAATGACAAACGAAGTCAGAGTATGGAAGGCTTTGATAAGGAATACAGAGATTTCGTGGATTATATTCTGAAAATAACACATCGTATTTGGGAAGAAAAAGGAATTGGCGTCATTTATGATACGTATCACAACAACGTTTCTATGCATACAGGGTCAGTGACGGTCCATGGAATAAATGCTGTTATTTCAGGTACCCTCCAAACCCTACATGCGTTTCCAGATCGAAAACTAATTGGGGAGAATATCATTTGGTCTGGGAATGATCAAGAAGGTTTTCTGTCCTCCCATCGCATTGCATCTACTGCGACGAATCTTGGTGATTCTTCGTTCGGTCTTGCAACTGGCAAACACGTTTTTTTCAGAACGGTCGTTGATTGTTTTGTCCATTCCAATCGCATTGTAGAGGAGTGGCTCGTTCGAGATAACTTGTCGATCGTCAAGCAGCTTGGCTATGACCCCGTTGACGTAGCAAAGAAACTCGCATCTGAATCAAAAACGAAATCCTTTCAACTAGGCGCAGGAGCTAATGAAACGATGGATGGACAGTTTTCACCGAAAGTGTATGCATCGGAACAAGAAGGATTCGAAATTGGCGATTTTACCCTAAAGCTTTATAACAGCATCTATCAGCGGCGGTTAATTAATGAAGTAAAACACTATTACAGTGAAAATGCGGTCGTTCATGCCATATGTGAGCAGGATCTTACGGGACATCAGCAGATCCAGAGCATGCTAATCAGTTTATTCGCCTCGTTCCCGACTTCTAAAGTAATCGTAGAGCGCGTGACGTGTAACGATGGTCAGCTGGAAAATGAGTGGGACGTGGCGGTAAGGTGGACACTTCAAGGGCTTCATGATGGTATTGGTTATTTCGGTCATCCGAGTGGTGCACCTGTTACGATCCAAGGAATCTCTCATCTAAAAGTAAGAAATGAGAAAGTGGTAGAGGAATGGATGACGTTTGATGGACTTGATGTACTTCGACAAATCTATCTTGATTCGGAAGAAGGGTAA
- a CDS encoding iron-containing alcohol dehydrogenase — MTTDLLQKQTFSVASTDFMMPGNVRFGVNSFLSLGDELEKLGVTNVAVISDKGLEKVGLVDRAVEIVHASGKTSTTFTEIAGEPTFDLLAQSIDHVKAEGCDAIVGIGGGSALDVAKATAALVDKDDLSSYFSGEKTVEQRTVSCILLPTTSGTGAEVTKNAIFEDTENEVKRGLVSASFLPDVAIIDPALTLSCPSRVTAASGVDAFTHAIESYVAVNATPITRMYAEKAMKLFAPNIASAVHNGKDLEGRIGMSWVSVLAGVSLANAGVGAVHALAYPLGGKYHIEHGVANALLMPFVFEVTGETRMNDMVDVASFLQLGDYSTNPHEALEAVVSYLYRLLGKLNLPTSLSELGISKEDLPDLAHQASKIDRLLSNTPYKLSEERILSIYLNAYKGVKQCD; from the coding sequence ATGACAACTGACTTACTTCAGAAACAGACCTTTAGCGTAGCATCAACAGACTTCATGATGCCTGGAAACGTAAGATTTGGTGTGAATTCGTTCCTATCACTTGGGGATGAACTTGAAAAACTAGGTGTAACGAATGTTGCGGTGATCAGTGATAAAGGATTAGAAAAAGTAGGACTCGTCGACCGTGCAGTGGAGATTGTCCATGCTAGTGGGAAAACGTCAACGACGTTTACAGAAATAGCTGGGGAGCCCACTTTCGATCTTCTGGCACAATCAATTGACCATGTAAAAGCAGAAGGATGTGATGCCATTGTAGGAATCGGAGGGGGAAGTGCCCTAGACGTCGCCAAAGCGACAGCGGCACTTGTTGATAAAGACGACCTTTCATCGTATTTCAGTGGCGAGAAAACGGTGGAACAGAGAACGGTATCTTGTATCCTTCTTCCAACCACTTCTGGAACAGGGGCGGAAGTGACGAAGAATGCGATTTTTGAAGATACAGAAAATGAAGTGAAGAGAGGGTTAGTGAGTGCAAGCTTTTTACCAGATGTTGCGATCATTGATCCCGCTCTCACGCTGTCATGTCCATCAAGAGTAACCGCCGCATCTGGTGTTGATGCTTTCACACATGCCATTGAATCCTATGTGGCTGTGAATGCTACACCGATCACAAGGATGTATGCAGAAAAAGCGATGAAGTTATTCGCACCAAACATTGCAAGTGCCGTACATAACGGCAAAGACCTTGAAGGAAGAATTGGCATGAGCTGGGTAAGTGTACTTGCGGGAGTTTCGCTTGCTAATGCGGGGGTAGGAGCAGTTCATGCGCTAGCCTATCCATTAGGTGGGAAGTATCACATCGAACATGGGGTAGCTAATGCTCTTCTGATGCCATTCGTCTTCGAAGTAACGGGAGAAACGCGCATGAACGACATGGTCGACGTCGCTTCATTTTTACAACTCGGTGATTATTCAACCAACCCGCATGAAGCGCTTGAAGCTGTGGTCTCATACTTGTACCGATTACTAGGTAAGCTCAATCTTCCTACCTCACTTTCTGAGCTTGGCATTTCAAAGGAGGACTTACCAGATCTAGCCCATCAAGCATCAAAAATTGACCGCCTGCTCTCAAATACCCCTTACAAGTTGAGTGAAGAGAGGATTCTATCGATCTATTTAAATGCCTACAAAGGAGTGAAGCAGTGTGATTAA
- a CDS encoding aldehyde dehydrogenase family protein — protein MKTDLVHQYYVDGKWMDAEETIDLKSPYWGQVIATVPQVNKEEVAKAIESAEQGAQRIKKLTPLERSEILEKVSRLFKERAEEAARILASEAAKPLTAARAEVERTIETYKFAAEEAKRITGETIPMDAAKSGKGRVAFTMREPLGIIAAITPFNFPFNLVAHKLGPAIAAGNAVVLKPANQTPLSALFTAKLFEEAGLPAGALNVVPGKGSVIGDVLVTDSRIKMVTFTGSYEVGLSLKEKAGLKKVTLELGSNSAVIVESTDDLDDVVKRCVQGAYAYAGQVCISIQRIYVNEALYETFLEKFIAHTNSLVIGDPLDEKTDVSALISEREADRISSWLEEAKSAGARIALGGKHSGAMMEPTIIVDGSEELSISCQEAFAPVVNMTPYGSFDEAIKLVNDSAYGLQAGVITTSIHQAFQAVHEIEVGGVMVNDIPTFRVDQMPYGGVKNSGSGREGIPYSVEEMTELKLVSFKL, from the coding sequence ATTAAAACCGATTTGGTTCATCAGTATTACGTCGATGGTAAGTGGATGGATGCTGAAGAAACCATTGATCTTAAGTCCCCTTATTGGGGACAGGTTATCGCAACCGTTCCTCAAGTTAATAAGGAAGAGGTCGCCAAGGCGATCGAAAGTGCAGAACAAGGAGCGCAACGAATCAAGAAGTTAACACCACTGGAACGCTCAGAGATTTTAGAGAAGGTCTCACGTTTATTCAAGGAGCGTGCCGAGGAGGCAGCACGGATTCTGGCAAGTGAAGCGGCAAAACCTCTGACAGCGGCTAGAGCTGAAGTGGAGAGAACGATTGAAACGTATAAATTTGCCGCTGAAGAAGCAAAGCGAATCACTGGCGAAACCATCCCGATGGATGCAGCGAAAAGTGGCAAAGGTCGCGTTGCCTTCACAATGCGTGAGCCCCTTGGCATCATCGCTGCGATTACGCCGTTTAACTTTCCTTTTAACCTTGTCGCACATAAGCTAGGGCCAGCCATTGCGGCAGGGAACGCGGTTGTATTGAAACCTGCCAATCAGACACCACTAAGCGCACTCTTTACCGCAAAGTTGTTTGAAGAAGCGGGTCTCCCAGCAGGAGCACTTAACGTTGTGCCTGGAAAAGGCAGTGTAATTGGAGACGTCCTCGTAACCGATTCACGCATAAAGATGGTTACGTTCACTGGAAGTTACGAAGTTGGGTTATCGCTAAAAGAAAAAGCGGGTCTGAAAAAAGTGACGCTTGAACTTGGATCAAACTCCGCTGTTATCGTCGAAAGTACAGATGACTTAGATGATGTAGTAAAACGCTGTGTTCAAGGGGCTTACGCGTATGCCGGTCAGGTGTGTATCTCGATTCAACGGATTTATGTGAACGAAGCGTTGTATGAGACGTTTCTTGAAAAATTCATCGCTCATACGAATTCACTCGTTATCGGTGATCCGTTAGATGAAAAAACGGACGTGTCTGCGCTCATTTCTGAACGTGAAGCCGATCGCATTTCTTCCTGGTTGGAAGAAGCGAAATCAGCAGGTGCACGAATCGCGCTTGGAGGTAAACATAGTGGTGCCATGATGGAACCAACCATCATAGTCGATGGTTCTGAAGAGTTGTCAATCAGCTGTCAGGAAGCATTTGCTCCAGTCGTGAACATGACGCCTTATGGATCGTTCGATGAAGCCATTAAACTCGTCAACGATTCAGCGTATGGACTCCAAGCTGGTGTGATCACCACTTCGATTCATCAGGCGTTTCAGGCAGTCCACGAGATCGAAGTAGGTGGTGTTATGGTGAATGATATTCCGACGTTCCGTGTCGATCAAATGCCGTACGGCGGGGTGAAAAACAGTGGAAGCGGAAGAGAAGGAATACCGTACTCTGTGGAAGAGATGACAGAACTCAAGCTTGTTTCTTTTAAACTATAA
- a CDS encoding cupin domain-containing protein, whose protein sequence is MQTQQPKVKKEVSKQDMENNWIVRFDELKSKAIPLMFIDSIIPGHNRLNYALIGDTASENDKYEPEITEPHGFQIGMVKAPPGNGPAFHTHDYIEAFMPLKGKWRFYWGNSEDEIEGETIIEEWDLISLPPGLWRGFENVSDEDGWCLGILEQHKVFDGKDPYWAPQVIKNAAKHGFNADEKGKMIKPDHYEQLEKQMAEKLRAGEK, encoded by the coding sequence ATGCAAACACAACAACCAAAAGTGAAGAAGGAAGTTTCTAAACAAGACATGGAGAATAACTGGATTGTGCGGTTTGACGAGTTAAAATCAAAAGCCATTCCACTGATGTTTATTGATAGTATTATCCCGGGACATAACCGATTAAACTATGCGCTCATTGGAGATACGGCGAGTGAAAACGATAAGTATGAACCTGAAATCACTGAACCACATGGCTTTCAAATTGGGATGGTCAAAGCCCCTCCTGGGAATGGTCCAGCGTTTCATACGCACGACTATATTGAAGCGTTCATGCCCTTGAAAGGAAAGTGGCGCTTCTACTGGGGAAATAGTGAGGACGAAATTGAAGGTGAAACCATTATTGAAGAATGGGACTTGATCTCCCTTCCTCCAGGACTATGGAGAGGATTTGAGAATGTAAGTGATGAAGATGGTTGGTGCCTTGGAATTCTAGAGCAGCATAAAGTGTTTGATGGGAAAGACCCATACTGGGCTCCTCAAGTGATCAAAAACGCAGCCAAACATGGCTTCAACGCTGATGAGAAAGGAAAAATGATTAAACCAGATCATTATGAACAACTTGAAAAGCAAATGGCAGAAAAGCTTCGAGCAGGCGAGAAGTAA
- a CDS encoding alpha/beta fold hydrolase produces the protein MENLVLLPGTLCDERLFSHQKEYLTDVTASITIPDLTHQETIMDLAKSVLQEAPEQFALAGLSLGGIVAMEIIRIAPERITKLALLDSNPYAPTVDQLDSWKELIQRVEGGEFQEIVQSLLPKLIHPTALTDRDLTNTIIQMAETIGPQAYIRQLKAVGTRTDARERLKRVTCPMLLLVGKDDGVCPPNYHQEMHHLIPNSSFITIENCGHLSSLEAPEEVTSAMREWLKQDTKGGVM, from the coding sequence ATGGAAAACCTTGTTCTCTTACCAGGAACGCTCTGTGATGAACGACTCTTTTCTCATCAAAAAGAATACCTTACGGATGTAACAGCAAGCATCACGATTCCTGATTTGACGCATCAAGAAACGATTATGGATCTAGCGAAATCTGTTCTGCAGGAAGCTCCAGAACAATTCGCATTGGCAGGTCTTTCGCTAGGGGGCATCGTCGCAATGGAGATCATCCGGATTGCCCCCGAGCGCATCACGAAGCTTGCTCTATTAGATTCAAATCCATATGCCCCAACGGTCGATCAATTGGATTCATGGAAAGAGTTGATTCAGCGAGTAGAGGGTGGTGAGTTTCAGGAAATCGTTCAATCCCTATTACCTAAACTCATTCATCCCACTGCGCTCACTGATCGTGATTTAACGAATACCATCATTCAGATGGCAGAGACCATTGGCCCGCAAGCTTATATTCGTCAGCTGAAAGCAGTAGGCACGAGAACAGATGCGAGAGAGCGACTAAAGCGTGTGACGTGTCCGATGCTTCTGCTTGTCGGAAAAGACGATGGTGTGTGTCCACCTAACTATCATCAGGAAATGCATCACCTTATACCCAATTCATCCTTCATTACAATTGAAAACTGTGGTCACTTGAGTAGCCTCGAAGCGCCAGAAGAAGTAACAAGTGCGATGAGAGAGTGGCTGAAACAAGATACGAAAGGAGGGGTGATGTGA
- a CDS encoding aldolase/citrate lyase family protein yields the protein MNNLVKEKLKSGKRVTGCFIGMYAPNIVEMIGYSEYDFVVIDDEHGAFSTSELENMIRTAESVNLIPIVRVSYDPSSIQKALDRGALGIQVPMVNTKEDAERAVEMAKFPPLGTRGAAYSHRAARFGADKGKAFLDQSDEHILVIPHIETKEAATNFKEIMDVEGIDLAFLGTTDLSVNMNYKEEGPKHPEVQKVVDGLYEIARENHYKIGTVAGDAESAQKAFDKGADYVGIIAVSVMLKAFKDVREDCERKLGEKVR from the coding sequence GTGAACAACTTAGTAAAAGAGAAGTTGAAGAGTGGAAAACGTGTTACTGGCTGTTTTATTGGTATGTACGCTCCGAACATTGTTGAAATGATTGGGTACAGTGAGTATGATTTTGTTGTGATTGATGACGAACACGGCGCGTTCAGTACATCCGAACTCGAAAACATGATCCGTACAGCAGAATCTGTCAATCTGATACCGATCGTTCGCGTATCTTATGACCCTTCCAGTATTCAAAAAGCACTGGATCGTGGCGCTCTCGGCATACAGGTTCCAATGGTTAACACAAAGGAAGATGCAGAGCGAGCTGTCGAAATGGCCAAGTTCCCTCCGCTTGGAACAAGAGGCGCGGCCTACTCACACCGAGCAGCCCGGTTCGGTGCGGATAAAGGAAAAGCCTTTCTTGATCAATCAGACGAGCACATTCTCGTGATTCCACACATCGAAACAAAGGAAGCTGCAACAAACTTTAAGGAAATTATGGACGTAGAAGGGATCGACCTTGCCTTCCTAGGAACAACGGATCTTTCAGTCAATATGAATTACAAAGAAGAGGGACCGAAGCATCCAGAAGTACAGAAGGTTGTGGATGGTTTATACGAGATTGCGAGGGAGAATCATTATAAGATCGGTACAGTTGCTGGTGATGCAGAAAGTGCGCAGAAGGCATTTGATAAAGGTGCCGATTATGTTGGGATTATTGCGGTATCGGTTATGTTAAAGGCGTTTAAGGATGTGAGGGAGGATTGTGAGAGGAAGTTGGGTGAGAAGGTAAGATAA